A window from Acidobacteriota bacterium encodes these proteins:
- a CDS encoding SUF system Fe-S cluster assembly regulator, which translates to MIRITKQTDYGIVIASHMATDPERRFSTAEIAEETHLPTPMVSKILKLLAREELLDSHRGVHGGYALARTPQEIQISEVIAALEGPIAITECVDDSPGLCSQEAICPMRSNWQIINGAIKQALDGISLAEMTRPLVTERLVPLGGGETLHT; encoded by the coding sequence ATGATTCGAATCACCAAGCAAACGGACTACGGCATCGTCATCGCCTCGCACATGGCGACGGATCCCGAACGCCGCTTCAGCACCGCTGAGATCGCCGAGGAAACCCATCTGCCGACGCCGATGGTCAGCAAGATCCTGAAGCTTCTCGCCCGGGAGGAATTGCTCGACTCGCACCGCGGCGTACACGGCGGCTACGCCTTGGCCCGGACGCCGCAGGAGATCCAAATCTCGGAGGTGATTGCGGCCCTCGAAGGGCCCATCGCCATCACCGAGTGCGTCGACGACAGTCCCGGCCTGTGCTCGCAGGAGGCCATCTGCCCGATGCGGAGCAACTGGCAGATCATCAACGGCGCGATCAAGCAGGCGCTGGACGGCATCAGCCTGGCGGAGATGACCCGCCCGCTGGTGACCGAACGCCTCGTGCCTCTCGGCGGCGGCGAGACCCTTCACACCTAG
- a CDS encoding division/cell wall cluster transcriptional repressor MraZ codes for MFRGSAPAKIDVKGRLKLPTAFRRAIDDRYGADLFVTSIEGDCAKVYPLAVWEEIEAKLQALPSTNRAKSRFMERVSYFGQQGRMDAQGRIVLPQILRESAEMNGEVVVSAQIDHLVVWNRERFETRLADEPFTEDDYGALSELGI; via the coding sequence ATGTTTCGAGGCAGTGCTCCAGCCAAGATCGACGTCAAAGGGCGGCTCAAGTTGCCGACGGCCTTTCGCCGTGCGATCGACGATCGATACGGCGCCGATCTGTTCGTGACGTCGATCGAGGGGGACTGCGCCAAGGTCTATCCGTTGGCCGTGTGGGAGGAGATCGAAGCCAAGCTCCAGGCGTTGCCTTCGACGAACCGCGCCAAGTCCCGGTTCATGGAGCGAGTGAGCTACTTCGGTCAACAGGGACGGATGGATGCCCAGGGAAGGATCGTCCTTCCCCAGATCCTGCGCGAGAGTGCGGAGATGAACGGTGAAGTGGTGGTGAGTGCCCAGATCGACCATCTGGTGGTGTGGAACCGCGAGCGTTTCGAGACTCGCTTGGCGGACGAACCGTTCACGGAGGACGACTACGGCGCCCTGAGTGAGCTGGGTATCTAG
- the murF gene encoding UDP-N-acetylmuramoyl-tripeptide--D-alanyl-D-alanine ligase yields MRRSVAEAAAAMGATSVTAAGAVFEGVAIDSRAVRGGELFFALPGERTDGHRYVRSALAAGAAAAVVERSTEAPAESVLIQVPDTFQALHDLTRAVRKQVPERLVAITGSAGKTTTKELLAAMLKRRFRVAKSPGNLNNLYGFPLALLNIPDDTEWMVAEMGMSTPGELREISRLGRPEVAMLLNVRPAHLEFFGTLDAIAEAKAEILDGLQPGGIIVANANDRQVCRVVLRHLETTASREVPCRVVWFGYPATVEPPVPQIETEADGAPPTRPTLDASVHEVEPLRGKRPGSRFRMRLGSRDVAVKLPLIGSHNIANALAAAACAFALGVDVKDIAAVLGDVRPVAGRGEVHKLKLGATLVDDSYNSNPEAAISALEGVAALSGKRRWAVLGEMRELGPETERFHREVGGQAAEAGYSPIAGVGEEAKALVAGAKAGGAAAKWFKDAAAAAKWAVGQVTEGDVVLVKGSRGVALEEVVSALRQKDADEAGGKA; encoded by the coding sequence GTGAGGCGGTCGGTGGCTGAGGCGGCAGCGGCCATGGGGGCTACCTCCGTGACCGCTGCCGGCGCCGTCTTCGAGGGGGTCGCCATCGACTCCCGGGCGGTGCGTGGGGGCGAGCTGTTTTTCGCGCTGCCCGGCGAGCGCACCGATGGGCACCGCTACGTGCGCTCCGCCCTCGCCGCCGGCGCGGCGGCGGCGGTGGTCGAACGCTCCACCGAAGCGCCGGCGGAGTCGGTGCTGATCCAGGTGCCGGATACCTTCCAGGCCCTTCACGACCTCACCCGGGCGGTGCGCAAGCAGGTCCCCGAGCGGCTGGTGGCGATCACCGGTTCCGCCGGCAAGACCACCACCAAAGAGCTGCTGGCGGCAATGCTCAAGCGACGCTTCCGGGTCGCCAAGAGTCCGGGCAATCTCAACAACCTGTACGGCTTTCCCCTCGCCCTGTTGAATATCCCGGACGACACCGAGTGGATGGTGGCGGAGATGGGCATGTCCACCCCCGGGGAACTGCGCGAGATCAGCCGCTTGGGGCGCCCGGAAGTGGCGATGCTCCTCAATGTGCGCCCGGCCCACCTGGAGTTCTTCGGCACCCTCGATGCGATCGCCGAAGCCAAGGCGGAGATCCTCGACGGGCTGCAGCCGGGCGGCATTATCGTCGCCAACGCCAACGACCGCCAAGTTTGCCGGGTGGTGCTGCGGCACCTGGAAACGACGGCCAGCCGTGAGGTCCCTTGCCGGGTGGTGTGGTTCGGCTATCCCGCCACGGTGGAGCCGCCGGTGCCGCAGATCGAAACGGAAGCGGACGGCGCGCCGCCCACCCGCCCGACCCTCGACGCTTCGGTTCACGAGGTCGAGCCGCTGCGTGGCAAGCGGCCCGGTAGCCGCTTCCGCATGCGCCTGGGCAGTCGCGACGTGGCCGTGAAGCTGCCGCTGATCGGCTCCCACAACATCGCCAACGCGCTGGCGGCGGCGGCCTGTGCGTTCGCCTTGGGAGTCGATGTCAAGGACATCGCCGCGGTTCTGGGCGACGTGCGCCCGGTCGCCGGCCGGGGCGAAGTCCACAAGTTGAAGCTGGGAGCGACTCTGGTCGACGACTCCTACAACTCCAATCCCGAAGCCGCCATCTCGGCCCTCGAAGGCGTCGCCGCCCTGTCCGGTAAGCGCCGCTGGGCGGTGCTCGGCGAGATGCGGGAACTCGGACCCGAGACGGAGCGCTTCCACCGCGAAGTCGGAGGACAGGCCGCCGAGGCGGGCTATTCGCCGATCGCCGGAGTGGGTGAAGAGGCGAAGGCGCTGGTGGCCGGGGCGAAGGCCGGCGGTGCCGCGGCCAAGTGGTTCAAGGATGCCGCGGCGGCGGCGAAGTGGGCCGTCGGCCAGGTGACCGAGGGCGACGTGGTGCTGGTCAAGGGATCTCGCGGCGTTGCCCTCGAAGAGGTGGTCTCCGCCCTGCGGCAAAAAGATGCCGACGAGGCAGGGGGGAAGGCCTGA
- the sufB gene encoding Fe-S cluster assembly protein SufB, which produces MTTPDSSTAMLEEFANREYEFGFVTDIDQETIPPGLNEDVVRLISAKKEEPEWLTEWRLRAYRHWLTMREPNWANITYDPVDYQAISYYAALKDKSDGPKSLDEVDPELLATYEKLGIPLKEQEMLAGVAVDAVFDSVSVATTFKDKLADLGIVFCSFSEAVKDHPELVKKYLGTVVPYTDNFFATLNSAVFSDGSFVYVPPGVRCPMELSTYFRINAMNTGQFERTLIVADEGSYVSYLEGCTAPMRDENQLHAAVVELVALGDAQIKYSTVQNWYPGDPVTGQGGIYNFVTKRGKCAGPRSKISWTQVETGSSITWKYPSVILQGDDTVGEFYSVAVSKGRQQADTGTKMIHLGKNSKSIIISKGISAGHGQNTYRGAVRILKGAEGAHNFSQCDSMLIGDQCGAHTFPYIDVQNPTAKMEHEASTSKIGEDQIFYCNSRGIDTEDAVSMIVNGFCKQVFQELPMEFAVEARKLLEISLEGSVG; this is translated from the coding sequence ATGACGACACCCGACTCCTCCACCGCAATGCTCGAAGAGTTCGCGAATCGCGAGTACGAATTCGGCTTCGTCACCGACATCGATCAGGAGACGATTCCGCCCGGCCTCAACGAGGACGTAGTGCGGTTGATCTCCGCCAAGAAGGAAGAGCCCGAATGGCTCACCGAGTGGCGCCTGCGGGCCTACCGCCACTGGCTGACCATGCGCGAGCCGAATTGGGCCAACATCACCTACGATCCGGTGGACTATCAGGCGATCTCCTACTATGCGGCGCTGAAGGATAAAAGCGACGGCCCGAAGAGCCTGGACGAGGTGGATCCGGAGCTGCTCGCGACCTACGAGAAGCTCGGCATTCCCCTGAAGGAACAGGAGATGCTCGCCGGAGTGGCGGTGGACGCGGTGTTCGACAGTGTCTCCGTGGCCACCACCTTCAAGGACAAGCTGGCGGATCTCGGGATCGTCTTTTGCTCCTTCTCGGAAGCGGTCAAAGATCATCCGGAGCTGGTCAAGAAGTACCTCGGCACGGTGGTGCCGTACACCGACAACTTCTTCGCCACCCTCAACTCGGCGGTGTTCTCGGACGGTTCCTTTGTCTACGTGCCGCCGGGAGTGCGCTGCCCGATGGAGCTCTCGACCTACTTCCGGATCAACGCCATGAACACCGGCCAATTCGAGCGCACCTTGATCGTTGCCGACGAGGGTTCCTACGTGAGCTACCTCGAAGGCTGCACGGCACCGATGCGCGACGAGAACCAACTGCACGCGGCGGTGGTCGAGCTGGTTGCCCTGGGCGATGCGCAGATCAAGTACTCGACGGTGCAGAACTGGTACCCGGGCGACCCGGTCACCGGCCAGGGCGGCATCTACAACTTCGTCACCAAACGCGGCAAGTGCGCCGGCCCCCGTTCGAAGATCTCCTGGACCCAGGTGGAGACCGGTTCGTCGATCACCTGGAAGTACCCGAGCGTGATCCTGCAGGGCGACGACACGGTGGGCGAGTTCTACTCGGTGGCGGTCTCCAAGGGCCGCCAGCAGGCCGACACCGGCACCAAGATGATCCACCTCGGCAAGAACTCGAAGAGCATCATCATTTCCAAGGGGATCTCCGCCGGCCATGGCCAGAACACCTATCGCGGCGCGGTGCGGATTCTCAAGGGAGCCGAGGGCGCCCACAATTTCTCGCAGTGCGACTCGATGCTGATCGGCGACCAGTGCGGGGCCCACACCTTCCCGTACATCGACGTACAGAACCCCACCGCCAAGATGGAGCACGAGGCCAGCACCTCGAAGATCGGTGAGGATCAGATCTTCTACTGCAACTCGCGCGGCATCGACACCGAGGACGCCGTGTCGATGATCGTCAACGGCTTCTGCAAACAGGTGTTCCAGGAGCTGCCAATGGAGTTCGCCGTCGAGGCCCGGAAGCTGCTCGAGATCAGCTTGGAAGGCAGCGTCGGATAG
- the sufC gene encoding Fe-S cluster assembly ATPase SufC translates to MTILDIQNLHAGVDDTEILKGIDLRIGAGEVHAIMGPNGSGKSTLAQVLAGREEFEVTDGSVTFKSEDLLDLDPEERAREGVFLAFQYPVEIPGVSNTYFLKAALNAIRKHRGLDEIDAVDFLKLVREKMKLVEMDEALLNRPVNEGFSGGEKKRNEIFHMSVLEPTLAVLDETDSGLDIDALKFVANGVNAMRGEDRSFLVITHYQRLLRYIVPDVVHVMVDGRIVRTGGKELALELEEHGYAAFERSPAA, encoded by the coding sequence ATGACCATTCTCGACATCCAGAACCTCCACGCGGGGGTCGATGATACGGAGATCCTGAAGGGCATCGATTTGAGGATCGGCGCCGGTGAGGTGCACGCCATCATGGGGCCGAACGGCTCCGGAAAGAGCACCCTGGCGCAGGTGCTGGCCGGCCGCGAGGAATTCGAGGTGACCGACGGCTCGGTGACCTTCAAGAGCGAAGACCTGCTCGATCTCGATCCCGAAGAGCGCGCTCGGGAGGGGGTTTTCCTCGCCTTCCAGTACCCGGTAGAGATCCCCGGAGTGAGCAACACCTACTTCTTGAAAGCGGCCCTGAACGCCATTCGCAAGCACCGCGGCCTGGACGAGATCGACGCCGTTGACTTCCTCAAGCTGGTGCGCGAGAAGATGAAACTGGTGGAGATGGATGAAGCGCTCCTCAACCGGCCGGTCAACGAGGGTTTCTCCGGCGGCGAGAAGAAGCGCAACGAGATCTTCCACATGTCGGTGCTGGAGCCCACCCTGGCGGTTTTGGACGAGACCGACTCGGGCCTCGACATCGACGCCTTGAAGTTCGTCGCCAACGGCGTCAACGCCATGCGCGGCGAAGATCGCTCCTTCCTGGTGATCACCCACTACCAGCGCCTGCTGCGCTACATCGTGCCGGACGTCGTCCATGTGATGGTGGACGGGCGGATCGTGCGCACCGGCGGCAAGGAACTGGCCCTGGAACTCGAAGAGCACGGCTATGCCGCCTTCGAGCGCAGCCCGGCGGCATAG
- a CDS encoding penicillin-binding protein 2: MNARLRIVVAVIGLWCVALTAKLVGLQIVDHDQYSEKARRQHQRVVDLDPSRGTVFDAAGRELAVSVPVDSAWADPARVPEERRGEIAQQVAEVLEVPVTEIAAELAKDNKSFVYLGRRLDPPKAEALRALALPGVFFAEESKRYYPNRTLAAPVLGYVGTDNAGLAGLELEYNAAVTGRAGRRTVLRDAKASTAISPDLAASAAQPGHDLVLTLDASIQHVVERSLAEAVEKHHARRAMAVVLNPNTGAVLAMASLPSFDSNRFAEAPKEHRQNFAIESSYEPGSTFKMVTASAALAANLIDPADVIDCEMGGITYGSTRIKDHKPFGRLTFREVIAKSSNVGAIKAGMKLGDERLYDAAHAFGFGRRTGIDLPGESSGILHPLDKWWSLSRAYVSFGHEISITALQLASAFGAVANGGSLMRPYIVAEVRAEGKAPVVTQPEVVGRPVTSSTAREVERLLESVILEGGTGKAAAIPGYTVAGKTGTAQKVSQTGRYLPGRYVASFAGFAPARRPEVVAAVVIDEPRPPWYHGGDVAAPVFSAMVEQILLYRGVRPERDKPERWPGETRSRTAALEAPAPDWTSLAAATAGGAP; this comes from the coding sequence GTGAACGCCCGGCTGCGCATCGTCGTCGCCGTGATCGGCCTGTGGTGTGTCGCCCTGACGGCGAAGCTGGTGGGGCTGCAGATCGTCGATCACGACCAGTACAGCGAAAAGGCGCGCCGCCAGCATCAGCGGGTAGTCGATCTCGATCCCTCCCGCGGCACGGTGTTCGACGCCGCCGGGCGGGAGCTGGCGGTGTCCGTGCCGGTGGATTCCGCCTGGGCGGATCCCGCTCGCGTGCCGGAAGAGCGCCGCGGCGAGATCGCCCAGCAGGTCGCCGAAGTGCTCGAGGTCCCGGTGACGGAGATTGCCGCTGAACTCGCCAAGGACAACAAGTCCTTCGTCTACCTGGGGCGTCGTCTCGATCCTCCCAAGGCCGAGGCCCTGCGCGCCCTCGCTCTGCCCGGCGTGTTCTTCGCCGAGGAGAGCAAGCGCTACTACCCGAACCGAACCCTGGCGGCGCCGGTGCTCGGCTATGTGGGCACCGACAACGCCGGCCTGGCGGGGCTCGAGCTGGAGTACAACGCGGCGGTGACCGGTCGCGCCGGCCGCCGCACGGTGCTGCGCGACGCCAAGGCCTCGACCGCGATCTCGCCGGACCTCGCCGCGTCGGCGGCGCAGCCGGGCCACGATCTGGTGCTCACCCTGGATGCCTCGATTCAGCACGTCGTCGAGCGGTCCCTCGCCGAGGCGGTCGAGAAGCACCACGCCCGGCGCGCCATGGCGGTGGTGCTCAACCCCAATACAGGGGCTGTGCTGGCGATGGCCTCGCTACCGTCCTTCGACTCCAATCGCTTCGCCGAGGCTCCGAAGGAGCATCGCCAGAACTTTGCCATCGAGTCCTCCTACGAGCCCGGCTCGACCTTCAAGATGGTCACCGCCTCGGCCGCTCTGGCGGCTAACCTGATCGATCCGGCGGACGTCATCGACTGCGAGATGGGCGGTATCACCTACGGCAGTACCCGCATCAAGGACCACAAGCCCTTCGGTCGCCTCACCTTCCGCGAGGTGATCGCCAAGTCGAGCAACGTGGGAGCCATCAAGGCCGGTATGAAGCTGGGCGACGAACGGCTCTACGACGCCGCCCACGCCTTCGGCTTCGGCCGGCGCACGGGCATTGACCTGCCCGGCGAGAGCTCCGGGATCCTCCATCCGCTCGACAAGTGGTGGTCTCTCTCCCGGGCCTACGTCTCCTTCGGTCACGAGATCTCGATCACCGCTCTGCAGCTCGCCTCGGCCTTCGGCGCGGTGGCCAACGGCGGCAGCCTGATGCGGCCGTACATCGTGGCGGAAGTACGGGCCGAGGGCAAAGCGCCGGTAGTGACCCAGCCGGAAGTGGTCGGTCGGCCGGTGACCTCGAGTACCGCTCGCGAGGTGGAGCGGCTGCTCGAGAGCGTGATCCTGGAAGGCGGCACCGGCAAGGCGGCGGCGATCCCCGGCTACACCGTGGCCGGCAAGACCGGCACCGCCCAGAAGGTCTCTCAGACCGGCCGCTACCTGCCCGGCCGCTACGTGGCGAGCTTCGCCGGCTTCGCGCCGGCCCGCCGGCCGGAGGTGGTGGCGGCGGTAGTGATCGACGAGCCGCGGCCGCCCTGGTACCACGGTGGCGACGTGGCGGCGCCGGTGTTTTCCGCCATGGTCGAGCAAATCCTGCTCTATCGGGGGGTGCGCCCGGAACGCGACAAGCCCGAACGGTGGCCGGGCGAGACGCGTTCACGCACCGCGGCGCTGGAAGCGCCCGCGCCGGATTGGACTTCGCTGGCTGCGGCGACCGCCGGAGGGGCGCCGTGA
- a CDS encoding lysylphosphatidylglycerol synthase transmembrane domain-containing protein, protein MATSPPFPPLLRRSLRRSARWLALALAVALAAGVASRIDWSELAQRIVAARRGPLIAATALLLARYGLWAWRWNLAVRAIGVRAAPGALCAMVVGAAAVNHITPAAKLLGGLLRARYLGRRTPLSTGRAYGTVLFDQISHQVALTGLTTAAIIGAVWATGRTALAIALAVLASGLSLGLLRAFLRDRRKERDRRGSWLERKLLGRWTQRLGKARQTRFERWVERGRPVLDTLRELLRRRSLMLASLALGLAYAAVNAAAQWMFFAAVEAPTAYLVAFAAVALGTAAGALLGTPGGVGATEAAMIGTYVALGIDGGDAAAAALLYRGLHYATVFTVGGTSLLWLERSAARPSPEGWAPPDEEEALAAEEGVKPQAEAAPSPLKTNK, encoded by the coding sequence ATGGCCACCTCGCCCCCCTTTCCGCCGCTCCTCCGGCGCTCCCTCCGCCGAAGCGCTCGCTGGCTCGCCCTGGCCCTGGCCGTGGCCCTCGCCGCAGGAGTCGCCTCGCGCATCGACTGGAGCGAACTCGCCCAGCGCATCGTCGCCGCCCGGCGCGGCCCTCTGATCGCCGCGACAGCGCTGCTCCTCGCTCGCTATGGGCTATGGGCCTGGCGCTGGAATCTGGCGGTGCGAGCGATCGGCGTGCGCGCGGCACCAGGGGCGCTCTGCGCGATGGTGGTGGGCGCCGCCGCCGTCAACCACATCACGCCGGCAGCGAAGCTGTTAGGTGGCCTTCTGCGGGCTCGCTACCTCGGTCGCCGGACGCCCCTGAGCACCGGCCGTGCCTATGGCACGGTGCTGTTCGATCAGATCTCTCACCAAGTCGCCCTGACGGGCCTCACCACCGCTGCGATCATCGGTGCCGTCTGGGCCACCGGACGAACGGCCCTCGCCATCGCCCTGGCCGTTCTCGCATCGGGACTGAGCTTGGGTCTCCTTCGCGCCTTCCTCCGGGACCGCCGGAAGGAGCGCGACCGGCGCGGATCATGGCTCGAACGGAAGTTGCTGGGGCGCTGGACGCAGCGCCTCGGCAAGGCGCGGCAGACCCGCTTCGAACGCTGGGTCGAGCGCGGGCGCCCGGTCCTCGACACGCTCCGCGAGCTGCTTCGTCGGCGATCGCTGATGCTCGCCTCTCTCGCTCTAGGACTGGCCTACGCGGCGGTCAACGCCGCCGCCCAGTGGATGTTCTTCGCCGCCGTCGAAGCGCCGACCGCCTACCTGGTGGCCTTCGCCGCCGTCGCCCTGGGCACCGCCGCGGGCGCCCTGCTGGGTACGCCCGGCGGCGTGGGGGCCACCGAGGCGGCGATGATCGGCACCTATGTCGCGCTGGGCATCGACGGCGGAGACGCCGCCGCCGCCGCTCTGCTCTACCGCGGCCTGCACTACGCGACAGTGTTCACGGTGGGGGGAACTTCCCTACTGTGGCTGGAACGATCGGCCGCGCGACCGAGCCCAGAGGGCTGGGCGCCCCCGGACGAGGAGGAGGCGCTAGCCGCCGAGGAAGGGGTGAAGCCGCAGGCCGAGGCGGCGCCTAGCCCCCTGAAAACAAACAAGTAG
- a CDS encoding UDP-N-acetylmuramoyl-L-alanyl-D-glutamate--2,6-diaminopimelate ligase, translating to MKLSELIAELPISGFSGDDPEITGIAHDSRRVMAGDLFVAWQGERHDGAAFAPAALAAGAVAVLVPHGNAPSHEAENALWLTAESPHRLLGALAARMWRRPDRDLLMAGVTGTNGKSTVAALLKAMLDAAARPAGIVGTLGYRFQGLMEPAARTTPEPSDLFRLLRRMADLGAESLVMEASSHALALGRLDEVTFDLAVFTNLTRDHFDLHGDLESYFAAKRSLFDRLRSGGWAVTNVDDSFGRRLVDELEEVRKDGRLFSYSSQGAPADVAVLDVDFDATGTRARLTTPAGDLEIGTPLLGRFNLENLTAAIAGALALGLDPRSIARTCAAFAPLPGRLEPVAGGGAVPVFIDFAHTEEALRAAIESLTELTGRKLVVVFGCGGDRDPGKRRTMGRIAGELAELPIVTSDNPRSEDPLAIIKEVEKGLVDSGNHLYRVVPDRREAIRRAVAVARDDQAVLIAGKGHEETQTLGAVEHAFSDREEALEALEERYGEAVGG from the coding sequence GTGAAGCTGTCTGAACTGATCGCCGAGCTGCCGATCTCCGGATTCTCCGGCGACGATCCGGAGATCACCGGCATCGCCCACGACTCGCGCCGGGTGATGGCCGGCGATCTGTTCGTTGCCTGGCAGGGCGAGCGCCACGACGGTGCTGCGTTTGCTCCCGCGGCGCTGGCCGCCGGGGCCGTCGCGGTCTTGGTGCCGCACGGTAACGCGCCATCCCACGAGGCCGAGAATGCTCTTTGGCTGACGGCGGAGTCTCCGCACCGGCTCCTCGGTGCTCTCGCCGCGCGAATGTGGCGGCGGCCGGATCGGGACCTGCTGATGGCCGGGGTCACCGGCACCAACGGCAAGTCCACGGTGGCGGCGCTGCTCAAGGCGATGCTCGACGCCGCCGCTCGGCCGGCGGGCATCGTCGGCACCCTGGGCTATCGTTTCCAAGGCTTGATGGAACCGGCGGCGCGCACCACGCCGGAGCCGTCCGATCTCTTCCGGCTCCTCCGTCGGATGGCCGACCTCGGCGCCGAATCGCTGGTGATGGAAGCGTCGTCCCACGCCCTGGCTCTCGGCCGCCTCGACGAGGTGACCTTCGATCTGGCGGTATTTACCAACCTGACCCGCGACCACTTCGACCTGCACGGCGATCTGGAGAGCTACTTCGCCGCCAAACGCTCGCTGTTTGATCGCTTGCGATCCGGCGGCTGGGCGGTCACCAACGTCGACGATTCCTTCGGCCGGCGCCTGGTCGACGAGCTGGAAGAAGTGCGCAAAGACGGCCGGCTGTTCAGCTACTCAAGCCAGGGCGCGCCGGCGGACGTGGCGGTGCTCGATGTCGACTTCGATGCCACCGGCACCCGCGCTCGGCTGACCACACCGGCCGGCGATCTGGAGATCGGAACGCCGCTCCTGGGGCGCTTCAATCTGGAGAATCTCACCGCCGCCATCGCCGGTGCCCTGGCGTTGGGACTCGATCCGCGCTCGATCGCCCGGACCTGTGCCGCTTTCGCCCCGTTGCCCGGCCGCCTGGAGCCGGTGGCCGGCGGCGGCGCGGTGCCGGTGTTCATCGACTTTGCTCACACCGAGGAGGCCCTGCGGGCGGCGATCGAGTCGCTCACCGAACTGACCGGCCGCAAGCTGGTGGTGGTTTTTGGCTGCGGCGGCGATCGCGATCCGGGCAAGCGCCGCACCATGGGGCGGATCGCCGGCGAGCTGGCGGAGCTACCCATCGTCACCTCCGACAACCCGCGCAGCGAGGATCCCCTGGCGATCATCAAGGAGGTCGAGAAGGGCCTGGTCGACAGCGGCAACCATCTCTACCGGGTGGTACCCGACCGGCGCGAGGCGATCCGCCGGGCGGTGGCCGTGGCACGCGACGATCAGGCCGTTCTGATCGCCGGCAAAGGACATGAGGAAACCCAAACGCTGGGCGCCGTCGAGCACGCCTTCAGCGATCGCGAGGAGGCCTTGGAGGCCCTCGAGGAGAGGTACGGTGAGGCGGTCGGTGGCTGA
- the rsmH gene encoding 16S rRNA (cytosine(1402)-N(4))-methyltransferase RsmH, with translation MDAQHVPVLLEESLEYLAIERGGLFVDCTLGLGGHAGEILRRAPEARVLGIDRDGEALALARRRLAPFGERVRLVEGNFHDLCSLLESSGLRNGERPAGVLADLGVSSMQLDRAERGFSFRKEGPLDMRMGGTEMTAANVVNQRPEMELVRIFKEYGEEKQAKRIARAVVEARGRQPLRTTSELADLVREVKGRGARGHDPATQVFQALRIEVNEELSRLRRFIDEAVRLVDQDGRLVVISYHSLEDRIVKHGLRDLDRGQVDQVTGRPLAETRLIEVLTKKPVRPGGQEIALNPRSRSARLRAARRI, from the coding sequence GTGGATGCCCAGCACGTTCCGGTGTTGCTCGAAGAAAGCCTCGAGTACCTCGCCATCGAGCGGGGTGGACTGTTCGTGGACTGCACCCTGGGGTTGGGGGGGCATGCGGGAGAGATCCTCCGGCGAGCCCCGGAGGCTCGAGTGTTGGGGATCGATCGCGACGGCGAAGCTCTCGCCTTGGCGCGCCGGCGCCTGGCTCCCTTCGGCGAGCGGGTGCGCTTGGTCGAGGGCAACTTTCATGACCTCTGTTCCCTCCTGGAGTCTTCTGGGCTGCGGAACGGGGAGAGGCCGGCGGGCGTGCTGGCCGATCTCGGCGTGTCGTCGATGCAGCTCGACCGTGCCGAGCGAGGTTTCAGTTTCCGCAAGGAGGGGCCGTTGGACATGCGCATGGGAGGGACCGAGATGACCGCCGCGAATGTCGTGAATCAGCGTCCGGAGATGGAACTGGTGCGGATCTTCAAGGAATACGGCGAGGAGAAGCAAGCCAAGCGCATCGCTCGGGCGGTGGTCGAGGCTCGTGGGCGGCAGCCGCTGCGCACCACTTCGGAGCTGGCCGACCTGGTGCGCGAGGTCAAGGGCCGCGGTGCACGCGGCCACGACCCGGCCACGCAGGTGTTTCAGGCCCTGCGTATCGAGGTCAACGAAGAGCTGTCGCGCTTGCGCCGCTTTATCGATGAAGCTGTCCGCCTGGTCGATCAGGACGGCCGGCTAGTGGTGATCTCTTACCACAGCTTGGAGGACCGCATCGTCAAGCACGGCCTGCGCGATCTCGACCGCGGCCAGGTCGACCAGGTGACCGGTCGGCCGTTGGCCGAGACCCGTTTGATCGAGGTCCTCACCAAGAAACCAGTGCGCCCGGGAGGCCAGGAGATCGCGCTCAATCCGCGCTCCCGTTCCGCCCGGCTGCGCGCGGCGCGGAGGATCTGA